In one window of Nocardiopsis aegyptia DNA:
- a CDS encoding NAD-dependent protein deacetylase — protein MSSTLDTDEPVAWAARIRTVLGAGPVVVLTGAGVSTDSGIPDYRGPDSPPRTPMTYQQFTGDAAFRRHYWARNHVGWHHVHRTLPNDGHRALADLERAGVVGGVITQNVDTLHGAAGSRRVIDLHGRYDRVACLSCPERISRSRLHERLTLLNPGFTDRVADVEVAPDADAVLASTEGFRVADCASCGGVLKPDIVYFGENVPKPRVLEAYRMVDDADALLVAGSSLTVLSGRRFVKRAAEQGKPVVIVNRGATRADHLAALTVDAGCTQVLRALAESYAR, from the coding sequence GTGAGTAGCACGCTCGACACCGACGAGCCGGTGGCCTGGGCCGCGCGGATCCGGACGGTCCTCGGGGCCGGGCCCGTGGTCGTCCTGACCGGGGCCGGCGTGTCCACCGACTCCGGCATCCCCGACTACCGGGGGCCGGACTCCCCGCCGCGCACACCGATGACGTACCAGCAGTTCACCGGGGACGCCGCCTTCCGGCGCCACTACTGGGCGCGCAACCACGTGGGCTGGCACCACGTGCACCGCACGCTCCCCAACGACGGGCACCGCGCGCTGGCCGACCTGGAACGGGCGGGGGTGGTGGGCGGCGTCATCACCCAGAACGTCGACACCCTGCACGGCGCGGCGGGCAGCAGGCGCGTCATCGACCTGCACGGCCGCTACGACCGCGTGGCGTGCCTGTCCTGCCCTGAGCGGATCTCCCGGTCCCGCCTGCACGAACGCCTGACCCTGCTGAACCCCGGCTTCACCGACCGGGTCGCCGACGTGGAGGTCGCTCCCGACGCCGACGCCGTCCTGGCCTCGACGGAGGGCTTCCGGGTGGCCGACTGCGCGTCGTGCGGCGGTGTGCTCAAGCCCGACATCGTCTACTTCGGCGAGAACGTGCCCAAGCCGCGCGTGCTGGAGGCCTACCGCATGGTCGACGACGCGGACGCCCTGCTCGTGGCCGGTTCCTCGTTGACCGTGCTGTCGGGGCGCCGGTTCGTCAAGCGCGCGGCCGAGCAGGGCAAGCCGGTGGTGATCGTCAACCGGGGCGCGACCCGCGCCGACCACCTCGCGGCGCTGACCGTCGACGCGGGCTGCACACAGGTCCTGCGGGCCCTGGCCGAGTCCTACGCCCGCTGA
- a CDS encoding GntR family transcriptional regulator, with translation MTGANVFSSKGGLAYSELRRRITSGELTPGSRLSQYELAEEMGMSITPLREAIRRLASEDWVVVDAHRDVRVAPMSATEARDLLEARYSLEPSATELAARRRTEREIAAMRAAADRLLPVTRTWGEEAITAHRAFHRAIYAASHNSVMIRLLDDLWDKADRYRLIGLELPAGAEPRTIDLNEHHRILDLVISGDGAAAAELVRSHVRHSLGAMVTNALEDLERGYSPVADPSA, from the coding sequence ATGACCGGCGCGAACGTCTTCTCCAGCAAGGGCGGGCTCGCCTACTCCGAGCTGCGACGCCGCATCACCTCCGGCGAGCTCACCCCCGGGTCCCGCCTGTCGCAGTACGAGCTGGCTGAGGAGATGGGCATGAGCATCACTCCCCTGCGGGAGGCGATCCGACGGCTGGCCAGCGAGGACTGGGTCGTGGTGGACGCCCACCGGGACGTTCGCGTGGCACCCATGAGCGCCACCGAGGCACGCGACCTGCTGGAGGCCCGGTACTCACTGGAACCCTCCGCCACAGAGCTCGCCGCGCGACGCCGGACCGAGCGGGAGATCGCCGCGATGCGGGCGGCGGCCGACCGACTCCTGCCGGTCACCCGCACCTGGGGCGAGGAGGCCATCACGGCGCACCGGGCCTTCCACCGGGCCATCTACGCGGCCTCGCACAACAGCGTGATGATCCGGCTCCTGGACGACCTGTGGGACAAGGCCGACCGGTACCGGTTGATCGGCTTGGAACTGCCCGCGGGCGCCGAACCGCGCACGATCGACCTGAACGAGCACCACCGGATCCTGGACCTCGTCATCAGCGGCGACGGTGCCGCCGCGGCCGAACTGGTGCGCTCACATGTCCGGCACAGCCTCGGCGCCATGGTCACGAACGCCCTCGAGGACCTGGAACGCGGATACTCCCCCGTGGCCGACCCCTCGGCATGA